From Lysinibacillus sp. SGAir0095, the proteins below share one genomic window:
- a CDS encoding acryloyl-CoA reductase, which translates to MQTFDALIVNKKEEQFSVALQQLTFEDLPEGDVLIRVQYSGVNYKDSLATIPNGNIVKNYPFVPGIDLAGVVVSSEDPRFKEGDEVIATSYEIGVSHFGGYSEYARIPAEWIVPLPKGLSLKEAMTIGTAGFTAALSVLRLEDNGVKPEKGKVVVAGATGGVGSFAVSILSKLGFEVEASTGKESEKEYLLNLGATSIVSREEVYDGKIRALGKQKWAAAVDPVGGEPLASLLSQIQYGGSVAVSGLTAGTNLPTTVFPFILRGVNLLGIDSVYCDMETRLKVWNRLATDFKPENLDDVIQQEVSLNELPEVLPTLLKGQARGRILVKL; encoded by the coding sequence ATGCAAACGTTTGATGCTTTGATTGTAAATAAAAAAGAAGAACAATTTTCTGTTGCTCTTCAACAGTTAACATTCGAGGATTTACCAGAGGGAGACGTACTGATTCGTGTCCAATATTCTGGAGTGAATTATAAGGATAGTCTAGCAACAATTCCAAATGGCAATATTGTGAAAAATTATCCTTTTGTACCTGGAATTGACTTAGCTGGAGTGGTTGTTTCGTCGGAAGACCCACGCTTCAAAGAAGGTGACGAGGTAATTGCAACGAGCTATGAAATTGGGGTTAGCCATTTTGGAGGATATAGTGAATATGCTCGAATCCCTGCTGAGTGGATTGTTCCGTTACCTAAAGGACTTTCGCTAAAAGAAGCAATGACAATTGGAACTGCTGGATTCACAGCTGCACTGTCTGTTTTACGACTTGAGGATAATGGTGTAAAACCTGAAAAGGGAAAAGTGGTAGTGGCAGGAGCGACTGGTGGGGTAGGTAGCTTTGCAGTCTCGATTCTTTCAAAATTAGGCTTTGAAGTGGAAGCAAGTACAGGGAAAGAGTCAGAAAAAGAATATTTATTAAATCTAGGAGCTACATCCATTGTTTCACGAGAAGAAGTTTATGATGGTAAAATTCGCGCTTTAGGAAAACAAAAGTGGGCTGCGGCAGTCGATCCGGTTGGAGGAGAGCCGCTTGCATCATTACTAAGCCAAATCCAATATGGCGGTTCAGTAGCAGTAAGTGGTTTAACGGCTGGAACGAATTTACCAACAACTGTGTTCCCATTTATTCTGCGAGGCGTGAATTTACTTGGAATTGATTCAGTATACTGTGATATGGAAACGCGTTTAAAGGTATGGAATCGTTTAGCAACAGACTTTAAACCAGAGAATTTAGATGACGTTATCCAACAAGAAGTTTCGTTAAATGAGCTTCCGGAAGTCCTGCCTACATTATTGAAAGGACAGGCCAGAGGAAGAATACTAGTCAAATTATAA
- a CDS encoding hotdog fold thioesterase produces MHSKTVNTLIEALEIKYVELSLDRVVMTMPVGPKTRQPAGILHGGASVALAETAASVATALNVDLTKYNPVGLEINANHIRSKQEGTVTAIATPLHKGRTTMIWEIKIVDEDEKLICVSRCTMAVIAKK; encoded by the coding sequence ATGCATTCAAAAACTGTCAACACACTTATTGAAGCCTTGGAGATTAAGTACGTCGAATTATCCTTGGACCGTGTTGTAATGACAATGCCTGTTGGACCGAAAACAAGGCAACCTGCTGGTATTCTGCATGGGGGTGCATCTGTTGCTTTAGCAGAAACGGCAGCAAGTGTCGCAACAGCTTTAAACGTAGACTTAACAAAATACAATCCAGTTGGACTGGAGATCAACGCAAACCATATCCGAAGTAAACAAGAAGGAACCGTTACCGCAATCGCAACGCCCTTACATAAAGGGCGTACAACCATGATTTGGGAGATTAAAATAGTTGACGAAGATGAAAAGTTAATTTGTGTCTCTCGCTGTACGATGGCGGTTATTGCTAAAAAATAA
- a CDS encoding sulfite exporter TauE/SafE family protein: MEFYYVVLLFMLGFIGSFLSGMLGIGGAIVKYPMLLMIPPLFGFQAFTAHEVSGISALDVLFVSLAGVLGYRGGSYLNKSLIIVMGSSVLVGSLIGSFDSELLTEIQVNIVYGILALLAAIMMFIPKKQNDESHIEQVKFNKPLAAILAFFVGIGSGVVGAGGGFLLIPIMLLILRIPTRMAIASSLAITFISAVAGTIGKISTGQVEYLPTIIIISAGLIAAPIGAKISTKLNTKVLENILAILILGTAVKIWIDIF; encoded by the coding sequence ATGGAGTTTTATTATGTGGTACTCCTTTTCATGCTTGGTTTTATTGGTTCATTTTTATCTGGAATGCTAGGTATCGGCGGTGCGATTGTTAAGTATCCTATGCTGCTGATGATCCCACCATTGTTTGGTTTTCAAGCTTTTACTGCCCATGAAGTATCAGGTATTAGTGCATTAGATGTATTATTTGTTTCCCTTGCAGGTGTACTCGGATATCGCGGTGGAAGCTATTTAAATAAATCTCTAATTATCGTGATGGGGAGCTCAGTATTAGTAGGATCCTTAATAGGCAGCTTTGATTCAGAGCTACTAACGGAAATTCAAGTGAATATAGTTTATGGTATTTTAGCTTTACTTGCTGCCATTATGATGTTCATTCCCAAAAAGCAAAACGATGAGTCTCATATAGAGCAAGTAAAATTTAATAAACCTCTTGCAGCAATTCTTGCGTTTTTTGTAGGAATCGGATCAGGAGTGGTTGGAGCTGGTGGGGGATTCTTGCTGATTCCCATCATGCTATTAATTCTTCGGATTCCAACAAGAATGGCCATCGCCTCAAGCTTAGCTATTACATTCATTTCTGCCGTTGCAGGGACAATAGGGAAAATATCAACCGGACAAGTGGAGTATTTGCCTACAATCATTATTATTAGCGCAGGTTTAATCGCAGCGCCGATTGGGGCAAAAATAAGCACAAAGCTCAACACCAAAGTATTAGAAAACATCCTAGCCATCCTTATACTAGGTACAGCAGTAAAAATCTGGATTGATATATTTTAG